Part of the Flavobacteriales bacterium genome is shown below.
TGTACAGTTTGTAGATCAGAGTTATAACACAAGGTACGAGGAGAACATTTGGGAATACTGGAGTGCTGTAGAAGATGTAGACTCTGACGATATGATCCGAACAGAGGTTGGAGAAGCAGAAGGCGATAGTATAACATACTTCACTTTTGAGAACCTGATGCCAATTACCTTCTATGCGAAACTGACTGTAAGTAGAGATGGATACTGTACTATTTCGGATAGTGTATCCTTTAACGTACGAACGATATCTTGCCTATACATTCCAGATGTCTTTACACCAAATGGCGATGGGGTTAAT
Proteins encoded:
- a CDS encoding gliding motility-associated C-terminal domain-containing protein, with the translated sequence VQFVDQSYNTRYEENIWEYWSAVEDVDSDDMIRTEVGEAEGDSITYFTFENLMPITFYAKLTVSRDGYCTISDSVSFNVRTISCLYIPDVFTPNGDGVNDYFEMIRHCNLETFVGDIYNRWGEKLYHWENPEAAWDGRTLSGEEVPDGVYFYVISARGFDGVNRADMNDKSVETVAGSVTIIR